From Rhodamnia argentea isolate NSW1041297 chromosome 10, ASM2092103v1, whole genome shotgun sequence, a single genomic window includes:
- the LOC115742595 gene encoding protein DETOXIFICATION 49-like — protein MCQQTSPLLCHEEEDYRHLPLSIKDQTMHAPLTQKHPQHKQTQKEQKTHVSLVAREVKSIAQIALPMILTGLLLYCRSMISMLFLGRLGELALAGGSLALGFANITGYSILSGLAMGMEPICSQAFGAKKHALLGLSLQRTVLLLMLTSLPISFLWLNMKRILLFCGQDEAIATEAQSFLLYTIPDLLALSILHPLRIYLRSQSITLPLTFCAALSILLHIPINLLLVTHLGLGIKGVALGGVWTNFNLVASLIIYVLVSGVHEKAWGGFSSDCFREWKNLLNLAVPSCASVCLEWWWYEIMILLCGLLVNPRATVASMGILIQTTSLIYIFPSSLSFSVSTRVGNELGANQPLKAKLSAIVGLGCSFALGLSALVFAVTVRNTWANMFTRDTEIMKLTSLVLPIIGLCELGNCPQTTGCGVLRGTARPKVGANVNLGCFYMVGMPVGVGLAFFCGYDFGGLWLGLLAAQASCLVAMLVVLGFTDWERQAQRAKELTRGGDQAAAVDDSEEVEAKKPLVAEIKEEESLNLSGESEDADHDDHHSSPV, from the coding sequence ATGTGTCAGCAAACATCTCCTCTCCTCTGCCACGAAGAAGAAGACTACCGCCACCTGCCTCTCTCGATCAAAGACCAAACCATGCACGCACCATTGACCCAGAAACACCCACAACACAAACAAACCCAGAAAGAGCAAAAGACCCATGTCTCTCTGGTCGCAAGAGAAGTGAAGTCCATAGCCCAAATAGCCCTCCCCATGATCCTCACCGGTCTCTTGCTCTACTGCCGCTCCATGATCTCCATGCTGTTCCTGGGCCGCCTCGGCGAGCTCGCGCTGGCCGGTGGCTCCCTTGCCCTCGGCTTCGCGAACATCACTGGCTACTCCATCCTCTCCGGCCTCGCCATGGGGATGGAGCCCATCTGCAGCCAGGCCTTCGGTGCAAAGAAACATGCCCTCCTCGGCCTTTCCCTGCAGAGAACCGTTCTCTTGCTCATGTTAACCTCATTGCCCATCTCTTTTCTGTGGCTGAACATGAAAAGGATCCTCCTTTTTTGCGGCCAGGATGAGGCCATAGCAACAGAGGCACAATCTTTCCTCCTCTACACAATCCCTGACCTCTTGGCCCTGTCTATCCTTCACCCGCTTAGGATTTACCTCCGGAGTCAATCCATAACTCTGCCCCTCACATTCTGCGCCGCTCTCTCCATTCTCTTGCACATACCCATCAACCTCCTCCTCGTGACGCATCTCGGCCTCGGGATCAAAGGCGTGGCGCTTGGTGGGGTCTGGACTAACTTCAATCTCGTAGCCTCTCTGATCATTTACGTACTCGTCTCCGGCGTCCACGAGAAAGCGTGGGGAGGCTTCTCCTCGGACTGCTTCAGGGAATGGAAGAACCTGCTGAACTTGGCCGTACCAAGCTGCGCTTCGGTGTGCCTCGAGTGGTGGTGGTACGAGATCATGATCCTGCTATGCGGGCTGTTGGTCAACCCGAGAGCAACGGTGGCGTCCATGGGCATTCTGATCCAGACCACCTCCCTCATCTACATATTCCCATCCTCTCTGAGCTTCAGCGTGTCGACCAGAGTCGGCAACGAACTGGGTGCGAACCAGCCTTTGAAAGCCAAGCTCTCGGCCATTGTCGGCCTGGGCTGCAGCTTCGCGCTCGGGCTGTCGGCCCTGGTCTTCGCCGTCACGGTGAGGAACACATGGGCCAACATGTTCACTCGAGATACGGAGATCATGAAATTGACGTCCCTAGTGTTGCCCATAATTGGGCTCTGCGAGCTCGGAAACTGCCCACAGACAACGGGCTGCGGGGTGCTGAGAGGCACGGCGAGGCCGAAGGTGGGAGCCAACGTCAACCTGGGCTGCTTTTACATGGTCGGAATGCCGGTGGGCGTTGGATTGGCGTTCTTTTGCGGGTACGACTTCGGGGGGCTGTGGCTCGGCCTCTTGGCGGCGCAAGCGTCGTGCTTGGTGGCCATGTTGGTCGTCTTGGGGTTCACGGATTGGGAACGCCAAGCGCAGAGAGCCAAAGAGCTGACCAGAGGCGGAGACCAAGCAGCAGCTGTTGATGACAGCGAAGAGGTCGAGGCGAAGAAGCCACTCGTAGCAGAAATCAAGGAGGAGGAATCATTAAATTTATCAGGAGAATCAGAGGATGCCGATCATGATGATCACCACTCATCACCTGTCTGA